The following proteins come from a genomic window of Sorghum bicolor cultivar BTx623 chromosome 3, Sorghum_bicolor_NCBIv3, whole genome shotgun sequence:
- the LOC8072113 gene encoding probable indole-3-acetic acid-amido synthetase GH3.2, which produces MAPMATAAAAAAVGRVTALGVAACERDVEKLEFIEDKTKNFDAEQVRVLAEILARNNGAEYLRRHGMEGRTDRQAFKARVPVVTYEDLRPEIDRIANGDRSNIISSHPITEFLTSSGTSAGERKLMPTIEDELNRRQMLYSLLMPVMNLYVPGLDKGKGLYFLFIKSETKTPGGLPARPVLTSYYKSDHFKHRPYDPYNVYTSPTAAILCTDSFQSMYSQMLCGLVARTEVLRVGAVFASGLLRAIRFLQLHWKELAHDLRTGTLSARVVEPSIRDAVAEVLTKPDAGLADLVEAECGKDNWEGIITRVWPNTKYLDVIVTGAMAQYIPTLKYYSGGLPMACTMYASSECYFGLNLRPMCDPSEVSYTIMPNMGYFELLPHDPEDKPAVSSSSAASAMDHDRLLVDLADAEVGKEYELVITTYAGLCRYRVGDILHVTGFHNAAPQFRFVRRKNVLLSIDSDKTDEAELQSAVERASRLLAPYDARIVEYTSQADATTIPGHYVVYWELMVRDGGASPEPDVFERCCLEMEEALNAVYRQGRNGDAIGPLEIRVVRGGTFEEVMDYAISRGASINQYKAPRCVSFGPIIELLNSRVVSRHFSPACPTYSPHKK; this is translated from the exons ATGGCTCCGAtggccacggcggcggcggcggcggcggtggggagGGTGACGGCGCTGGGGGTGGCGGCGTGCGAGCGCGACGTGGAGAAGCTGGAGTTCATCGAGGACAAGACCAAGAACTTCGACGCCGAGCAGGTGCGCGTGCTGGCGGAGATCCTGGCACGGAACAACGGCGCCGAGTACCTGCGGCGGCACGGCATGGAGGGGCGCACGGACCGCCAGGCTTTCAAGGCGCGCGTGCCCGTGGTGACGTACGAGGACCTCCGCCCGGAGATCGACCGCATCGCCAACGGCGACCGCTCCAACATCATCTCCTCCCACCCCATCACCGAGTTCCTCactag CTCGGGGACGTCGGCCGGGGAGAGGAAGCTAATGCCGACGATCGAGGACGAGCTCAACAGGCGGCAGATGCTCTACAGCCTTCTCATGCCCGTCATGAACCT GTACGTGCCTGGGCTGGACAAGGGGAAGGGCCTCTACTTCCTGTTCATCAAGTCGGAGACGAAGACGCCCGGCGGGCTCCCGGCGCGCCCCGTGCTGACCAGCTACTACAAGAGCGACCACTTCAAGCACCGCCCCTACGACCCCTACAACGTGTACACCAGCCCCACCGCCGCCATCCTCTGCACCGACTCCTTCCAGTCCATGTACTCTCAGATGCTGTGCGGCCTGGTGGCGCGCACCGAGGTGCTCCGCGTCGGCGCCGTCTTCGCGTCCGGCCTGCTCCGCGCCATCCGCTTCCTGCAGCTCCACTGGAAGGAGCTCGCGCACGACCTCCGCACGGGCACCCTGAGCGCCAGGGTCGTGGAGCCCTCCATCCGGGACGCCGTGGCCGAGGTGCTGACGAAGCCGGACGCCGGCCTGGCCGACCTCGTGGAGGCCGAGTGCGGCAAGGACAACTGGGAGGGCATCATCACCCGGGTGTGGCCCAACACCAAGTACCTGGACGTGATCGTGACGGGCGCCATGGCGCAGTACATCCCGACGCTCAAGTACTACAGCGGCGGCCTCCCCATGGCGTGCACCATGTACGCGTCGTCCGAGTGCTACTTCGGCCTGAACCTCCGCCCCATGTGCGACCCGTCGGAGGTGTCCTACACCATCATGCCCAACATGGGCTACTTCGAGCTGCTTCCGCACGACCCGGAGGACAAGCCGgcggtgtcgtcgtcgtcggcggcgtcGGCCATGGACCACGACCGCCTGCTGGTGGACCTGGCGGACGCCGAGGTCGGGAAGGAGTACGAGCTGGTGATCACCACCTACGCGGGGCTCTGCCGCTACCGCGTCGGCGACATCCTGCACGTGACGGGGTTCCACAACGCGGCGCCGCAGTTCCGGTTCGTGCGCCGCAAGAACGTGCTCCTCAGCATCGACTCCGACAAGACGGACGAGGCGGAGCTGCAGTCCGCCGTGGAGCGCGCGTCGCGGCTGCTGGCGCCCTACGACGCGCGCATCGTGGAGTACACCTCGCAGGCGGACGCCACCACCATCCCGGGCCACTACGTGGTGTACTGGGAGCTGATGGTGCGGGACGGCGGCGCGTCGCCCGAGCCGGACGTGTTCGAGCGCTGCTGCCTGGAGATGGAGGAGGCGCTGAACGCGGTGTACAGGCAGGGCCGGAACGGGGACGCCATCGGGCCACTGGAGATCCGGGTGGTGCGAGGCGGCACGTTCGAGGAGGTGATGGACTACGCCATCTCGCGGGGGGCGTCCATCAACCAGTACAAGGCGCCCAGGTGCGTGTCGTTCGGGCCCATCATCGAGCTGCTCAACTCCAGGGTGGTGTCCAGGCACTTCAGCCCGGCGTGCCCCACGTACAGCCCGCACAAGAAGTGA